One Cucumis sativus cultivar 9930 chromosome 1, Cucumber_9930_V3, whole genome shotgun sequence DNA segment encodes these proteins:
- the LOC101213888 gene encoding lectin yields MVSSELEARENSETKEKYGHCLSYILPTTGDHEVHWPSPSELYKQLCDGTSLNNGSKIYWFHRKGRGNAYFIFPKAISIAWINECQYWRWISIEIFGKKIDVAELVKVRWLDVRVRIKEYMLSAGVTYELLCHLLLKSCASGWHEPINFGLTLPNGTKFVNSESLECKPRDVWFTIKVEEFKIGDKHGCLNAKEYEFSMYNHNQHWKSGLIFKSFEIRPKQPCCKS; encoded by the exons ATGGTTTCCTCAGAGCTTGAAGCAAGAGAGAACTcggaaacaaaagagaaatatgGTCATTGCTTGAGTTATATTTTGCCAACAACTGGAGATCATGAGGTGCACTGGCCCTCCCCCTCTGAGCTCTATAAACAACTTTGTGATGGGACTTCCCTCAACAATGGATCTAAG ATTTATTGGTTTCATAGGAAGGGAAGGGGTAATGCCTACTTCATATTTCCAAAAGCCATCTCAATAGCTTGGATCAATGAATGTCAGTACTGGAGATGGATATCTATCGAGATTTTTGg TAAGAAAATTGACGTGGCTGAGCTTGTAAAAGTTCGTTGGCTAGATGTACGTGTAAGGATCAAGGAATATATGCTATCAGCTGGCGTTACATATGAACTATTATGTCATCTTTTGTTAAAGTCGTGTGCATCGGGATGGCATGAACCTATTAACTTTGGACTCACCTTGCCAAATGGGACAAAATTTGTGAACAGTGAAAGCCTAGAATGTAAGCCACGAGATGTTTGGTTTACGATCAAGGTCGAGGAATTCAAGATTGGCGATAAACATGGTTGTTTGAATGCTAAGGAGTACGAGTTTAGCATGTATAACCACAATCAACATTGGAAGTCGGGATTGatctttaaaagttttgaaattcgACCAAAGCAACCATGTTGCAAAAGCTAA
- the PP2 gene encoding lectin gives MVCIETEARESLQIQESYGHCLTYILPKTLNVTVHWPTYAKLYQQLIAGITLNKGTKLYWFDKKGKGNRYVLLPKSLTIIWIDDCQYWKWIPGEIYGKKIDVAQLIKVCWLDISGKLKQYALSSGVLYEVLCHVCVTPCASGWQEPVIFVITLPDGKKIETKESLQCKPRDVWFTIKIGEFKVDKHDCNSDKEYEFRVYNHSSQWKTGLKFKGFEIRPKQSSCGC, from the exons ATGGTTTGCATAGAGACAGAAGCAAGAGAGAGCTTGCAAATACAGGAGAGTTATGGTCATTGTCTTACTTATATTTTGCCAAAAACTCTAAATGTCACGGTGCATTGGCCTACCTATGCTAAGCTCTATCAACAACTTATTGCTGGAATCACCCTAAACAAGGGAACTAAG CTTTATTGGTTTGACAAAAAGGGAAAGGGTAATAGGTATGTCCTACTTCCAAAATCCCTCACAATAATTTGGATCGATGATTGTCAATACTGGAAATGGATACCCGGGGAGATCTATGg TAAGAAAATTGACGTGGCACAGCTTATAAAAGTATGTTGGTTGGATATAAGTGGAAAGTTGAAGCAATACGCACTATCATCTGGAGTTCTATATGAAGTATTATGTCATGTTTGCGTTACACCTTGTGCCTCTGGATGGCAAGAACCTGTTATCTTTGTAATCACCCTCccagatggaaaaaaaattgagaccAAAGAAAGCCTACAATGTAAGCCACGAGATGTTTGGTTTACGATCAAGATTGGGGAATTCAAGGTCGACAAACATGATTGTAACAGTGATAAGGAGTATGAGTTTAGAGTGTACAATCACAGTAGTCAATGGAAGACGGGGTTGAAATTTAAAGGTTTCGAAATTCGACCCAAACAATCCAGTTGCGGAtgctaa